The proteins below come from a single Leptidea sinapis chromosome Z, ilLepSina1.1, whole genome shotgun sequence genomic window:
- the LOC126978582 gene encoding uncharacterized protein LOC126978582 isoform X2: MKLPEWYDADKFKQGCRFFWDYSLSLTFSMFIGFIGLLSIPSILNVIVGSQRSNTPYTAYKRHLSTFQHTLSWFSDDLKPGTFAWRSLKIVRNRHLQAGKAAKLKNHGLVSQRDLSLTVVGFLGLSLVKPDKFHVTQLRKGDMEAYIHVWGVFGAMLGIEDRYNVCRKSVDETLQVCQMLIDMVYTPCIENVPEYFEHSVRVLAEGGSCFLPNADADFLIYWTKYILNAPGYIYTEEDRRIFQKKLMELQNETGDTGIDSMELLHRCELATPPTRCRLLYLKDYDTVADSPAYKNLPFKSKFNMALFYLSTCFYSTAFGRKLLNLYFKLLLLIAAYFPYKAMWRYGFKRAYVDMFQEDEKDKTPPKLNSEYYKKNEETWYQAWFSLLW, from the exons AGGCTGCCGATTCTTCTGGGACTACTCTCTGTCGCTTACCTTCAGTATGTTCATTGGATTCATTGGACTTCTGTCGATTCCATCTATTCTGAATGTGATTGTTGGAAGCCAGCGGTCCAACACGCCTTACACGGCCTACAAGCGCCACCTCTCCACGTTCCAGCATACGCTTTCCTGGTTTTCGGATGACTTGAAACCTGGCACTTT CGCATGGCGATCTTTAAAAATAGTAAGAAATCGTCATCTCCAAGCGGGTAAAGCAGCTAAATTAAAGAACCATGGGCTAGTATCTCAGCGAGACTTATCACTGACAGTAGTCGGCTTCCTTGGTCTGTCCCTCGTCAAGCCCGACAAGTTCCACGTCACTCAGCTCCGCAAGGGTGATATGGAAGCCTACATTCACGTCTGGGGTGTATTCGGTGCGATGCTAGGAATTGAAGACAG ATACAACGTTTGTCGGAAGTCGGTCGATGAAACGCTTCAGGTTTGTCAAATGCTTATTGATATGGTGTACACGCCCTGTATAGAGAATGTTCCGGAATATTTTGAGCACAGCGTTAGAGTTTTGGCCGAGGGTGGTTCCTGCTTCCTGCCCAATGCAGACGCCGACTTCCTGATTTATTGGaccaaatatattttgaatgcgCCTGGTTACATATACacggaagaagatagaagaattttccaaaaaaaattaatggagTTACAAAACGAGACAGGTGATAcag GTATAGACTCAATGGAGTTGTTACACAGATGTGAACTAGCAACTCCACCGACAAGATGTAGACTTCTGTACCTGAAGGATTACGACACTGTGGCCGACTCCCCCGCCTACAAGAACTTACCatttaaatctaaattcaaCATGGCCTTATTCTATCTATCCACGTGTTTTTACTCTACCGCTTTCGGGAGAAAATTATTGAATCTTTATTTCAAATTGCTCCTTCTAATAGCGGCATACTTTCCTTATAAGGCTATGTGGAGATATGGATTTAAAAGAGCATACGTGGATATGTTTCAAGAAGATGAAAAAGACAAGACGCCCCCAAAGTTGAATTcggaatattataaaaaaaatgaagaaacTTGGTACCAGGCGTGGTTCAGCCTTTTATGGTAA
- the LOC126978585 gene encoding putative nuclease HARBI1 — protein sequence MEEDLLIGIAFIFCLKKKKKRSYWMRQTLKARGKYSATDYLKDLGIDGCLKDFIRMNSSEFEYLQNLIGAKIGKRDTTFRKSVSVTERLAVTLRFLATGSSYKSLGNVFKLSDQVISIIVPEVCEALNEVLKEYIQIPTTPQEWLHVANSFEEKWNFPNCLGSIDGKHVAIQKPIDSGSEYYNYKGFYSVVLLAIVDAEYNFLYVNIGCQGRISDGGVFANTKFRNKINDNSLKIPSDSSLPGRNKPLPYVFVTDDAFPLQKHLLKPFPGPQDSNSKERIFSYRLSRARRTVENAFGILSARFRVLRTTILLDPEKTTTLIMTCVLLHNFIRKTESSMIYAPSQYYDGDDIVTGTRIDGQWRLEQQQLTPLEACESLTDDGKEIRKEFAEYFSNEGFLDWASKYY from the exons ATGGAAGAAGATTTGCTCATTGgaatagcttttattttttgtttaaaaaagaagaaaaagcgcTCTTATTGGATGCGCCAAACGCTAAAAGCTAGAGGAAAATATAGTGCCACAGACTATCTCAAGGATTTAGGTATTGATGGTTgcttaaaagattttataagaATGAACAGTTCCGAATTTGAAtatctacaaaatttaattggGGCAAAAATAGGCAAACGAGACACTACATTTAGAAAATCTGTAAGTGTGACGGAAAGACTTGCGGTAACGTTAAGATTTTTGGCAACTGGTAGCAGTTATAAAAGTCTTGGAAATGTGTTCAAGTTGTCAGACCAAGTGATATCTATTATCGTACCAGAAGTGTGCGAGGCTCTCAATGAGGTTTTAAAGGAATACATACAG ATACCAACAACACCTCAAGAGTGGCTACACGTGGCAAATTCATTTGAAGAAAAATGGAATTTCCCAAATTGCTTAGGAAGTATCGATGGAAAGCACGTAGCCATACAAAAGCCAATTGATAGCGGCAGTGAATATTACAACTATAAAGGATTTTACAGCGTTGTACTTTTAGCGATAGTGGACGCAGAATACAACTTTCTGTACGTGAATATTGGCTGCCAAGGACGCATAAGTGATGGCGGAGTTTTCGCAAACACaaaatttcgaaataaaattaacgacaatagtttaaaaatacccAGTGACAGCTCACTACCAGGCAGAAACAAACCTCTTCCTTATGTGTTCGTAACAGATGATGCGTTCCCTTTacaaaaacacttattaaaaCCTTTTCCAGGACCACAGGATAGCAATTCTAAGGAAAGAATCTTCAGTTATAGACTGAGTCGTGCGAGGAGAACAGTAGAGAACGCATTTGGGATTTTGTCAGCCAGATTTAGAGTTTTACGAACTACAATATTATTAGATCCAGAAAAAACTACTACTTTAATTATGACATGCGTGCTACtgcataattttataagaaaaactgAATCGAGCATGATTTACGCTCCATCTCAATACTATGATGGAGATGACATAGTAACTGGTACACGTATCGATGGACAATGGAGATTAGAACAGCAGCAATTAACACCACTTGAAGCATGTGAATCCCTGACAGATGATgggaaagaaataagaaaagaattcgcagaatatttttcaaatgaagGGTTTTTGGACTGGgcatctaaatattattaa
- the LOC126978593 gene encoding uncharacterized protein LOC126978593, giving the protein MSGNWNNDDVYKLIEMFQAREVLWNTMSESYKDRNKKHDAWMEIASEFNMDKKVIEKKIRSLVGQFNRECKSNKSGAGANESSKWFAFKKLMFLKGKNIPSLTVDGGLQGNEENRIASENTLSLNETGNTVTDETTGTPFATPKPFRKRRRPEVEQDPTQQEAVNILQRMYESRKSRDENDAFGEYVSMKLKQIKNSHAKNTAQHHINNILYNATMGQYDFPTTFTDPTASSSWGYNSEPNLSTFSENNADCSSRGYYTAPSPSASFETSSSDNSRTHTRTSARTQSPSNLSESSQDSTQSLNDLLESIKN; this is encoded by the exons ATGTCCGGTAATTGGAATAACGATGATGTTTACAAACTGATTGAAATGTTTCAAGCAAGAGAAGTACTATGGAACACGATGTCAGAGAGCTACAAAGaccgaaataaaaaacacgATGCTTGGATGGAAATTGCCAGTGAATTTAATAtggataaaaaagtaattgaaaaaaagATTCGATCACTCGTAGGTCAATTTAACCGAGAATGTAAATCTAATAAATCTGGTGCAGGAGCTAATGAGTCAAGTAAATGgtttgcatttaaaaaactcATGTTCCTTAAAGGCAAAAATATTCCAAGTTTAACTGTCGATGGAGGGTTGCAg GGTAACgaagaaaacagaattgctTCAGAAAACACTCTCAGTTTGAACGAAACAGGAAATACTGTCACTGATGAAACTACGGGCACGCCTTTCGCCACCCCAAAACCATTTCGGAAAAGAAGACGGCCTGAAGTAGAACAAGATCCAACACAAcaagaagctgtaaatattttacaaagaatgtacGAATCTAGAAAAAGCAGGGATGAAAATGACGCATTTGGAGAGTATGTCTCGATgaaactgaaacaaataaaaaacagtcaTGCTAAGAATACTGCTCAACAtcacattaacaatattttgtacaatgcGACAATGGGACAATATGATTTTCCAACAACCTTTACAGACCCAACCGCTAGTAGTTCCTGGGGATACAACTCTGAACCAAATCTATCCACTTTTTCGGAAAATAATGCTGACTGTAGCTCGAGAGGATACTACACCGCACCGAGTCCCTCGGCTTCATTTGAAACCAGTTCTTCGGATAACTCCAGGACACATACTCGTACCAGCGCAAGAACACAGAGTCCGTCTAATTTATCGGAATCAAGCCAAGATTCGACCCAATCATTAAACGATTTGTTGGaatcaatcaaaaattaa